A single window of Desulfomonilaceae bacterium DNA harbors:
- the tpiA gene encoding triose-phosphate isomerase: MKERIPIVAGNWKMNNNTADTRNLVKELILKGKNLWGKCEVIIAPPFTSLASAIEEARETKIQVSGQDLFWEDKGAFTGQISGPMLKEIGCSHVIVGHSERRQYFGETNQSVNKKIVAAIRNGLIPIFCLGETLQERESGSTFEVLKRQLVEGLKSLVIDNPLRFIVAYEPVWAIGTGKTAGLEQAQEVHTFVRGELAGLWGKKIASEIRILYGGSVKPANAHDLMGCPDIDGGLIGGASLKADDFIGIIEQGTGI, encoded by the coding sequence ATGAAAGAGAGAATACCAATTGTCGCTGGCAATTGGAAAATGAACAACAATACCGCAGACACCCGGAATCTGGTTAAAGAGCTAATTCTAAAAGGGAAAAATCTTTGGGGAAAATGTGAGGTTATAATCGCCCCTCCCTTTACGTCTCTGGCGAGCGCGATAGAAGAGGCGCGAGAGACAAAAATTCAGGTAAGCGGGCAAGATCTTTTCTGGGAGGATAAGGGCGCGTTTACTGGTCAAATTTCGGGCCCTATGTTAAAAGAGATCGGATGTTCCCACGTAATTGTCGGCCATTCCGAAAGAAGACAATATTTCGGAGAAACGAATCAGTCGGTTAATAAGAAAATTGTGGCGGCAATTAGAAACGGATTGATACCAATATTCTGTTTAGGTGAGACACTTCAAGAGCGAGAATCCGGCTCAACTTTTGAAGTCCTGAAGAGACAACTTGTTGAGGGGCTCAAGTCCTTGGTCATCGATAATCCGTTGCGCTTCATAGTCGCCTATGAACCGGTATGGGCGATTGGCACGGGTAAAACGGCCGGCCTGGAGCAGGCGCAGGAAGTCCACACGTTTGTGCGTGGTGAATTGGCTGGTTTGTGGGGCAAAAAGATCGCCAGTGAGATCCGGATTCTCTATGGAGGCAGCGTAAAGCCGGCAAATGCTCACGATTTAATGGGATGTCCGGACATTGACGGAGGATTAATTGGAGGAGCGTCATTGAAGGCTGATGATTTTATCGGTATAATTGAGCAAGGAACAGGTATATAG
- the secG gene encoding preprotein translocase subunit SecG → MLTAVILVVHVVVCIALILIILLQTGKGADIGAVFGGGSNQTVFGSTGAATFLSKITVIAAVVFMVTSIVLTYFSGKAPAVQERSLMTEQSAPAGGPVVPPVGKESPGKEQGPPVNSNAQGADNTQKTSPNPTSETKTDSGAK, encoded by the coding sequence ATGCTTACCGCTGTTATTTTAGTCGTTCATGTAGTCGTCTGTATCGCGTTGATTCTTATAATATTACTGCAAACCGGAAAGGGAGCCGATATAGGCGCGGTTTTCGGCGGGGGGTCGAACCAGACCGTATTTGGAAGCACTGGAGCCGCTACATTCTTAAGCAAGATCACGGTTATCGCTGCGGTGGTTTTTATGGTGACCTCTATTGTGTTGACATATTTTTCCGGTAAAGCGCCTGCAGTTCAAGAACGATCCTTGATGACCGAACAATCAGCTCCCGCCGGTGGTCCTGTGGTTCCACCAGTGGGGAAAGAGAGTCCCGGGAAAGAACAAGGCCCACCTGTAAATTCTAACGCCCAGGGCGCAGACAATACACAAAAAACGTCCCCTAATCCTACATCAGAAACAAAAACAGAT